A genome region from Anopheles stephensi strain Indian chromosome 2, UCI_ANSTEP_V1.0, whole genome shotgun sequence includes the following:
- the LOC118503239 gene encoding 39S ribosomal protein L15, mitochondrial yields MSVKHTTEKALQMLRTLPRVTIGNIRDNPQSKQNSKRGRGQHGGDKHGAGNKGSGQRQNYMRLGYETGNTPFYLRFGYEPYYKGHHLKREYPPISLHQLQKLIDTDRLSTRAPIDLTTICNTGLFEIRPDLLHHGVQLTDEGVDDFRAKINIEVQHAPESVIAAIERNGGVIRTAYYDPHSLYAVVNPKKWFEKGVPIPRRMLPPQDAVEYYTDARNRGYLADPDQISQERLVLAQKYGYALPKIEDDPDYAMLTEAKDPRQIFFGLNPGWVISLKDRAIIKEKQ; encoded by the exons ATGTCCGTAAAACACACCACAGAGAAGGCATTACAAATGCTAAGGACGCTACCACGCGTGACAATTGGAAACATTCGCGATAATCCGCAATCGAAGCAGAAt TCAAAACGCGGCCGTGGACAACACGGTGGCGATAAGCATGGCGCCGGTAATAAAGGATCCGGCCAGCGACAAAACTACATGCGCCTCGGATACGAAACCGGGAACACGCCGTTTTATCTCCGTTTCGGTTACGAACCGTACTACAAAGGGCACCACCTGAAGCGTGAGTATCCACCGATCAGTCTACACCAGCTGCAGAAACTCATCGATACGGACCGGCTTAGCACGCGGGCGCCCATCGATCTTACCACCATCTGCAACACGGGACTGTTCGAGATTCGGCCCGACCTGCTGCACCATGGCGTACAGCTAACCGACGAAGGGGTGGACGATTTCCGGGCAAAAATCAACATCGAAGTACAGCACGCACCCGAATCAGTGATTGCGGCCATCGAGCGTAACGGTGGAGTGATTCGCACTGCCTACTACGATCCTCACAGCCTGTACGCGGTCGTCAATCCGAAGAAATGGTTCGAAAAGGGTGTACCCATTCCGAGGCGCATGCTTCCACCGCAGGACGCGGTCGAGTACTATACCGATGCGCGCAACCGTGGCTATCTAGCCGATCCGGACCAAATCAGCCAGGAGCGGTTAGTGCTGGCCCAGAAGTATGGTTACGCACTGCCAAAGATTGAAGACGATCCGGACTACGCGATGCTGACGGAAGCTAAAGATCCACGGCAGATTTTCTTCGGCCTTAATCCGGGTTGGGTTATAAGTTTAAAGGATCGAGCAATTATTAAGGAAAAGCAGTGA
- the LOC118503238 gene encoding alsin homolog, which translates to MAATELVSIYCDLSEESKLSIQLPEGYEPSCGVKLRVLGETHILLDANGVLLQGVHRATEKLIEFRCLERDVTDFDTEGNWIFCLKSDSGTVHRSKNGSLEEWTHLFPDRDGFVRVCCNNNGILLLADDGRLFVQGDFGTVFNCDQLTEVHEVKQDCVQELAAGIDFAIVSLQRRTKVYSSIKRDILFDQCVFDEKNFAIYGDWRNIFEHFNIHPYRRRESYEVSATLEELSIYGQMLHQTGIASFGKVNKGQLGTGDHIRRDKIHQLNVSNVVKIASGCDYSSALAMDGQLFFWGDMNKNQAISWKLGNAGNTSTPTVCTRFKHVLDVCCGNFQTYVLTNDLKLYDIKSSSDDAWLSYKIAPPELHQGKPIDEHIPFMMASDSLLVVNHLPVRQDVLKMYNKEQATLQALLKHIKEMNSKNGTKQRAAQGSESSALLSAKYYYRLCTTLFYLLLLRMRSFRTFLVHQDVSRLVSIVLHDEIYLLYQRILQCFCDNECLSLMNASDQQILQIYLDNVQVQIDLAELLITSDAGRALDEPTETALLTMKSEWLRFLNEEVSEQMGNVTKQTKEFWQREENVRWLTLKEPHRRVILDSNDVPLKLLDVNIFSSSPRFVLFNDVFCYLSGLQVVQYPLKLVWITTEVSDMQRSRYKEKHRFMITIVTPEETLRCHTLNVADKMRWLGVLKAQVLQCLDKQTHDKQPLYRYVKYTYSDRYERLAGSRYEGMWLIGQMDGIGSLTGTDRSYSGEFYHGNITGYGAMNRTVFGISTIYEGEFVNGKYDGYGRLKTTSNRSTHYFRYQGYFKADKYNGFGTLTTSAYQYNGDFVNDQKEGFGVIEDSLNGVKYIGMFMGDKKHGNGILVTTNGTYYAGFFANDILTHSAGGLAIFPSGIYYKGELTIDGPFGKGMFYYPEREIESEQFELDDSNTKMAGHTMTGIFGGTWASVKISNATMAMEQIFNKVPMLDLKINAERKWSSIFACFHETLFGTSDIVAIRRMDIKKVWNRIAIFVNRAKRKEQLKANNFTVASSGELDDRAAALICQSGYQMQSASIVSLRSSLSDSRLSLHNGFASSPAGPSPLTVAPDAISVQSFSSIASRGEEDEFMLIPSGYGGQVRNSSPFRDLDFIPNFCITSVDREGLELLRSYLTDAFQSVYHPLHGLFEKLSNCFYSTYSCWKYTPHSILCEPAMNEWISIVSRIYTLVLTVMFPALPKDSIVIDEELVSYQSLLYPILMTQGIYSALFVLYASKCSKNDEIYRQRILICMKKTDENLIQLLDINRELVPIIKHEKYQQAIESLNRFREKCCPSEMIKHINDAFTLVDQACKEQEVRMDVAADNLLELIIWLIIKANLPQLGAEISLLEDLMQNDYGISYRNTQNDYCLITLKASYQHIISDNFFVNKTFDPTGTGA; encoded by the exons ATGGCTGCAACGGAGCTGGTTTCCATTTACTGTGACCTGAGCGAGGAAAGCAAACTGTCGATTCAGCTTCCGGAAGGTTACGAACCTTCCTGCGGCGTAAAACTACGTGTCCTTGGCGAAACGCATATCCTGCTCGATGCGAACGGTGTACTACTGCAAGGGGTGCATCGCGCCACAGAAAAGTTGATTGAATTTCGCTGCCTCGAGCGGGACGTCACGGATTTCGATACCGAGGGCAATTGGATATTTTGCCTCAAGTCGGACAGCGGAACGGTACACCGCAGCAAGAATGGGTCGCTGGAAGAGTGGACCCATCTTTTCCCGGACCGCGACGGGTTCGTTCGGGTGTGCTGCAATAACAACGGTATTCTTCTGCTCGCCGACGATGGAAGGCTGTTTGTGCAGGGTGATTTCGGAACAGTATTTAACTGTGATCAACTGACGGAGGTGCATGAGGTGAAGCAGGACTGTGTTCAAGAACTGGCGGCTGGCATCGATTTTGCCATCGTTTCACTGCAAAGACGCACCAAAGTATACAGTTCCATCAAGAGGGATATATTGTTCGATCAATGTGTGTTTGATGAGAAAAATTTCGCCATTTACGGTGACTGGCGCAACATATTCGAGCATTTCAACATCCATCCATATCGTCGCCGGGAGTCGTACGAAGTGTCCGCTACGCTGGAGGAGCTGTCGATCTATGGTCAGATGCTACACCAGACAGGAATCGCTAGCTTCGGTAAGGTAAACAAAG GTCAACTGGGCACGGGAGATCACATCAGGCGGGACAAGATTCATCAGCTAAATGTGTCGAACGTGGTGAAAATAGCATCCGGTTGCGATTATTCCTCTGCACTGGCGATGGACGGTCAGCTGTTCTTCTGGGGAGACATGAACAAAAACCAAGCCATCAGCTGGAAGCTTGGCAATGCGGGCAACACCAGCACACCCACGGTCTGCACACGCTTCAAGCACGTGCTGGACGTGTGCTGTGGAAATTTTCAAACGTACGTTCTGACCAACGACCTCAAGCTGTACGACATTAAATCTTCCTCGGACGATGCGTGGTTGAGTTACAAAATCGCACCGCCCGAATTACACCAGGGCAAGCCGATCGACGAACACATTCCCTTTATGATGGCGAGCGACAGCTTGCTAGTCGTAAACCATCTGCCCGTGCGGCAGGATGTGCtgaaaatgtacaacaaagAGCAGGCGACACTGCAAGCACTTTTAAAGCACATTAAGGAAATGAATTCGAAAAATGGTACGAAACAACGAGCTGCTCAGGGAAGCGAATCTTCGGCACTGCTCTCCGCAAAGTATTACTATCGGCTGTGCACTACGCTGTtttatctgctgctgctgcgaatgCGGTCCTttcgaacgtttctggtccaCCAGGATGTAAGCCGGCTGGTGTCGATCGTGCTGCATGACGAGATCTACCTGCTGTACCAACGCATCCTCCAGTGCTTTTGTGATAACGAATGCTTGAGTTTAATGAACGCAAGCGATCAGCAAATATTGCAGATCTATCTGGACAATGTGCAGGTGCAGATCGATCTGGCGGAGCTTTTGATAACGAGCGACGCCGGTAGGGCGCTGGACGAACCCACCGAAACGGCCCTGCTCACAATGAAATCGGAATGGTTACGGTTTCTCAACGAGGAGGTGAGTGAGCAGATGGGTAACGTTACGAAGCAAACCAAAGAGTTTTGGCAGCGGGAAGAGAACGTCCGGTGGCTAACGCTCAAAGAACCGCACCGACGCGTGATACTGGACTCGAACGATGTGCCACTGAAGCTGCTGGATGTGAACATATTCTCCTCCTCACCACGGTTCGTGCTTTTCAACGATGTGTTTTGCTATTTGTCGGGTCTGCAAGTGGTACAGTACCCGTTGAAGCTCGTCTGGATAACGACGGAGGTGAGCGACATGCAGCGCAGCCGGTACAAGGAAAAGCATCGCTTCATGATCACGATCGTCACGCCGGAAGAGACACTCCGCTGCCATACGCTAAACGTTGCCGATAAGATGCGCTGGCTGGGTGTGTTGAAGGCGCAGGTCCTGCAGTGTCTCGACAAGCAGACGCATGACAAACAACCCCTGTACCGGTACGTTAAGTACACGTACAGCGATCGGTACGAACGGCTTGCTGGCTCCCGGTACGAAGGGATGTGGCTGATCGGACAGATGGATGGGATAGGATCGCTAACCGGTACCGATCGCTCGTATAGTGGCGAGTTTTACCATGGAAACATAACGGGCTACGGGGCCATGAATCGAACCGTGTTTGGAATCTCCACCATCTATGAAG GCGAATTTGTAAATGGCAAGTACGACGGATATGGAAGGTTAAAAACTACCAGCAATCGCTCCACTCACTACTTCCGGTATCAGGGATACTTCAAGGCGGACAAGTACAACGGGTTTGGAACGCTTACCACCAGCGCTTACCAGTACAATGGAGACTTTGTAAACGACCAAAAGGAAGGTTTCGGCGTAATTGAGGACAGCCTGAACGGAGTAAAGTATATCGGCATGTTTATGGGCGATAAGAAACACGGTAACGGCATACTCGTCACGACAAACGGAACGTACTATGCGGGCTTTTTCGCAAACGACATACTTACACATTCCGCCGGCGGGTTGGCCATTTTCCCGAGCGGGATCTACTACAAGGGTGAGCTCACGATCGATGGCCCGTTCGGGAAGGGTATGTTCTACTATCCGGAGCGAGAGATCGAATCGGAGCAGTTCGAGCTGGACGATTCCAACACCAAAATGGCGGGCCACACGATGACGGGCATCTTCGGAGGCACGTGGGCGAGTGTGAAGATTAGCAATGCAACGATGGCGATGGAGCAAATTTTCAACAAAGTACCGAT GTTGGATCTTAAAATAAATGCCGAACGGAAGTGGTCGTCGATATTTGCCTGCTTTCATGAAACTTTGTTCGGTACGAGTGATATCGTTGCTATCCGGCGTATGGACATTAAGAAGGTGTGGAATCGGATAGCCATCTTTGTGAACCGTGCGAAGCGAAAAGAGCAACTGAAAGCGAACAATTTCACCGTTGCAAGCTCGGGCGAGCTGGATGATCGTGCGGCCGCCCTTATCTGTCAGTCCGGCTATCAGATGCAGAGCGCCTCGATCGTATCGTTGCGCTCGAGCCTATCCGACTCCCGGCTATCGCTTCACAACGGCTTTGCTTCCTCACCGGCCGGACCTTCCCCACTGACGGTAGCGCCGGATGCAATATCGGTGCAAAGTTTCTCCTCCATCGCTTCCCGCGGTGAGGAGGACGAATTTATGCTCATCCCGTCTGGGTATGGTGGGCAGGTGCGAAACTCGTCCCCCTTTCGTGATCTCGACTTCATTCCAAACTTTTGCATTACCTCCGTCGATCGCGAGGGTTTGGAGTTGCTGCGAAGCTACCTCACCGATGCCTTTCAGAGTGTGTACCATCCGCTGCACGGGCTGTTTGAGAAGCTGTCGAACTGTTTCTACTCGACGTACAGCTGCTGGAAGTACACGCCCCACTCGATACTGTGCGAACCTGCCATGAACGAGTGGATTTCGATCGTTAGCCGTATCTACACCCTGGTGCTTACCGTCATGTTTCCTGCACTGCCCAAGGACTCCATCGTGATTGACGA GGAGCTCGTGTCCTACCAAAGCCTTCTGTACCCGATACTCATGACGCAGGGCATCTACTCCGCCCTGTTCGTGCTGTACGCGAGCAAGTGTAGCAAAAACGATGAGATCTACCGTCAGCGGATATTAATATGCATGAAAAAGACTGATGAAAATTTGATTCAGCTGCTTGACATCAATCG CGAACTTGTACCTATTATCAAACACGAAAAGTATCAGCAAGCAATCGAAAGCCTGAACCGCTTCCGGGAAAAGTGTTGCCCGAGCGAAATGATAAAGCATATCAACGACGCGTTTACGCTGGTCGACCAGGCGTGCAAAGAGCAAG AAGTCCGCATGGATGTGGCGGCCGATAACCTGCTGGAGCTGATCATATGGCTCATAATCAAGGCAAACCTTCCGCAGCTCGGCGCCGAAATAAGTCTACTCGAGGACCTGATGCAGAACGACTACGGTATTAGCTATCGCAACACGCAGAACGACTATTGTCTGATCACGCTCAAGGCGTCCTATCAACACATAATTAGTGACAATTTTTTCGTCAACAAAACATTCGATCCGACCGGTACCGGCGCCTAA
- the LOC118503240 gene encoding ATPase inhibitor A, mitochondrial isoform X3 has product MSQVGEMGSGAGKGGGGGGSIREAGGSFGKMEAAHEEEYFYKQQREQLAKLKSTTDSTGAGATKPSGDGQK; this is encoded by the coding sequence ATGAGTCAAGTCGGAGAAATGGGAAGTGGCGCCGGTAagggtggcggtggcggtggatcGATCCGCGAAGCTGGTGGATCGTTCGGCAAAATGGAAGCAGCCCACGAAGAGGAATACTTCTACAAGCAGCAGCGTGAGCAGCTGGCTAAGCTAAAATCGACAACCGACAGTACCGGGGCCGGGGCAACGAAACCGAGCGGCGATGGCCAAAAGTAG
- the LOC118503240 gene encoding ATPase inhibitor A, mitochondrial isoform X2 has translation MYRLAKMSQVGEMGSGAGKGGGGGGSIREAGGSFGKMEAAHEEEYFYKQQREQLAKLKSTTDSTGAGATKPSGDGQK, from the coding sequence ATGTACAGATTAGCGAAAATGAGTCAAGTCGGAGAAATGGGAAGTGGCGCCGGTAagggtggcggtggcggtggatcGATCCGCGAAGCTGGTGGATCGTTCGGCAAAATGGAAGCAGCCCACGAAGAGGAATACTTCTACAAGCAGCAGCGTGAGCAGCTGGCTAAGCTAAAATCGACAACCGACAGTACCGGGGCCGGGGCAACGAAACCGAGCGGCGATGGCCAAAAGTAG
- the LOC118503240 gene encoding ATPase inhibitor A, mitochondrial isoform X1 — protein sequence MFALHNRFARLYPSCLRLAKMSQVGEMGSGAGKGGGGGGSIREAGGSFGKMEAAHEEEYFYKQQREQLAKLKSTTDSTGAGATKPSGDGQK from the exons ATGTTTGCCCTACATAACCGTTTTGCACGCCTGTACCCGTCCTGCTTAAG ATTAGCGAAAATGAGTCAAGTCGGAGAAATGGGAAGTGGCGCCGGTAagggtggcggtggcggtggatcGATCCGCGAAGCTGGTGGATCGTTCGGCAAAATGGAAGCAGCCCACGAAGAGGAATACTTCTACAAGCAGCAGCGTGAGCAGCTGGCTAAGCTAAAATCGACAACCGACAGTACCGGGGCCGGGGCAACGAAACCGAGCGGCGATGGCCAAAAGTAG